A single Venturia canescens isolate UGA chromosome 1, ASM1945775v1, whole genome shotgun sequence DNA region contains:
- the sit gene encoding elongation of very long chain fatty acids protein AAEL008004 — MNASVVIPASEMSNIYNNSVVRFWQHIFHEVADPRTRDWFLMSSPVPGASIMFGYLYFVLSWGPRHMEHRKAYKLKNTLIFYNLVQVILSVWLFWEGLDAAWLRKYSWKCEPVDYSNSPEALRVARGVYMYFLAKISELLDTVFFVLRKKEKQVTFLHMYHHTVMPLISWGATKYYPGGHGTFIGVINSFVHIVMYTYYLLAAAVPQYQQYLWWKKYITTLQMGQFCLAFIHSLQLLIYDCDYPRWSLILILPNVMFFYFLFSDFYNKAYSDEDRKLMDKQMKKELKAKVSKENGAIKQNGEINGDADARKITNAKVSNGKVKKS, encoded by the exons ATGAACGCCAGCGTCGTTATACCGGCCAGCGAGATGTCGAACATCTACAATAATTCAGTTGTTCGTTTTTGGCAACACATCTTCCATGAAGTAGCTG ATCCAAGGACGAGGGACTGGTTCCTCATGTCGTCACCGGTTCCCGGTGCGAGCATTATGTTCGGTTACCTATATTTCGTTCTGTCATGGGGACCACGACACATGGAACATCGGAAAGCCTACAAACTCAAAAACACACTTATATTCTATAACCTCGTCCAAGTCATACTCAGCGTATGGTTATTCTGGGAAGGTCTCGATGCTGCCTGGCTCAGAAAATACAGCTGGAAGTGTGAACCCGTTGATTACTCCAATAGTCCTGAAGCATTGAGG GTGGCGCGAGGTGTATATATGTACTTCCTGGCCAAAATCTCTGAGCTCCTCGATACCGTATTCTTCGTTTTACGAAAGAAGGAGAAACAAGTGACGTTTCTGCACATGTATCATCATACGGTGATGCCTCTTATATCTTGGGGTGCTACAAAGTACTATCCGGGTGGTCATGGCACGTTTATCG GTGTCATCAATAGTTTCGTTCATATTGTCATGTACACCTACTATCTCCTAGCTGCAGCTGTGCCTCAGTATCAACAATATTTGTGGTGGAAGAAGTACATAACGACCCTACAAATG GGACAATTCTGTCTGGCCTTCATTCACAGTCTACAGCTATTGATCTACGACTGCGATTATCCGAGATGGTCGCTAATCCTTATTTTGCCGAACGTCATGTTCTTCTACTTCTTGTTCTCCGACTTCTATAACAAAGCTTACAGCGATGAGGATAGAAAATTAATGGATAAACAAATGAAGAAGGAACTTAAGGCGAAGGTGTCGAAGGAAAATGGAGCTATCAAGCAAAATGGTGAAATTAACGGAGATGCGGATGCAAGAAAAATCACGAATGCCAAGGTTTCCAATGGAAAAGTCAAAAAGTCATAA